GAGACCGCCTGGATGTTCGCGGCGACGATCAGCTGGTTGGCGGCCTTCACCGTCTGGCCGGAACCACTCGGGCCGACGTGCACCACGGTCTTGCCGACCACGTCGAACAGCGGCTTGGCGGCGGCGAAGTCGTCCTCCGCGCCGCCGACCATGATCGACAGGGCGGCGTTCTTGGCGCCGGCCTCGCCACCGGAAACCGGAGCGTCGAGCAGCCGGAAGCCGAGCGCCTGCGCCTGCTCGGCGAGCTGCTGGGTGACGTCCGGGCGGATGCTGGAGAAGTCGATGATCAGCGCGCCGGTCTCGGCCAGCTGGAAGACGCCGTTCTCACCTTCGAGGACGTCCTGGACGTCCGGCGAGTCCGGCACCATCACGCAGATCACGTCGGCGCCCTTGACCGCGTCGGCGAGTGAGCTCGCGGCGCGGCCGCCGGCGGCGACCAGGGCGGCGCTCCGCTCCGGCGACCGGTCGAGACCGGCCACGGTGTGCCCGGCGTTGGCGAGGTGGACGGCCATCGGGTTGCCCATGATGCCGAGGCCGATGAAAGCGATGTTCGTCATAGTTCGTTCTCCTGGAAGTGCGTGACCCACGAGGAAGGAAGAAAGGAAGGAAAGAGCGGGGGTGGCGCCGTGGGAGTCACGGGGGTCCGGTGGGTGTCACGGGGGTGCGGTTGGGTGTCAGCGGCGCTCGAACGGGAGCCAGTCGAAGCTTGCTTCTGATGTGGTGGACGGCTTGTACTCGAGCCCGGCCCATCCGGTGTAGCCGTTCGCCGCGAGGGCGGTCAGCTGGTGGTCGAGCGCGAGCGTGCCGGTACCAGGCTCGTTCCGGCCGGGCGCGTCGGCGATCTGGACGTGGGCGATCCGGTCGGTGTGCTCGGCGATCACCCGGTCGACGTCGTCGCCGTTGACCGCGAGGTGGTACAGGTCGGCGAGCAGACCGAGGTTGGGTACGTCGTCGTACGCCGCCTGGACGCGGTCGATCACGGCGAGCGCGTCGGCCGCCGTCTTCAGCGGGTACTTCGGGGCGCCGCTGACCGGCTCGAGCAGCACGGTCGCGTCGATCCGGGCGGCGGCGCGGGCGGCGAGGGCGAGGTTCTCGACCGCGACGTCGTCCTGATCCGGCTCGGTCGCGCCGTCGACGCGGTTGCCGTACAGGGCGTTGAAGCCACGGGTCCCGAGTCGTTCGCCGATGCCAATGGTGACGTCGATGTTGTCGCGGAACTCGCCGGACCGCTTCGGCCAGGACACCAGCCCGCGGTCGCCGCCGGGCATGTCGCCGGCGAAGAAGTTCAGCCCGGTGAGCTGTACCCCGGCGTCGGTGATCGCGGTGACGAACGCGTCGACCTGCCGGTCCGGCGGGACCGCCTCGACGAACGGCCACCAGAACTCGACCGCACCGAACCCGGCCCGCCGGGCGGCCGCCGGCCGCTCCAGCAGAGGCAGCTCGGTGAAGAGCAACGAACAGTTCACCGTGTACCGCAGGGGCTGACTCATCCCAACTCCACTTCCCGCAATTTCTGTATTGTGGAAATCTGTTTCTGTTCTGCGAAAACAGTAAGCGGGCACCCAACGCGCGTCAACCCCCAGCCCACCTCCCCGCCACCCCGCTTCCCCACCTCCCGGCCGACCCCCGGACCGGCCAACCCCCACCGCCATTTCAGACGTGAACCCCTGAAACTGCCCCTTCACCACACGCATGCGAGAGGTGAACGCACACCCCCGGGGGTTAACCACCGAAATTGCTCCCGGTCGGCGGGCGCCTGGCGGGCGGCTGGGCGACTGGGGCGGGCGGCTTCGCGCCGTGGGTGGATGGCGTCGTGGGTGGATGGCGTCGTGGGTGGATGGCGTCGGGCGGGGGGCGCGGGCGGCGGGCCGGGGGTGGCTGGGGTGCGGTCAGGTGGGGGTGGGATGGGGCGTGAAGGGGGTGTCTCGCGGGGGCGCGCGCGTTGTACTTTCCTCTAAAGGCGGTGGTAGAGGTGTTGCTTGGTGAGTTGCTGGACGCGCCGGAGTTGGGGTTGCGGTTGCTGCATTCGGTCGGCGGGGTGCTGGATCGGCCGATCGGGCGGCTGGTGACGACCGACCTGCTGGAGCCGGGGCGGTACCTGAGTGGTGGCGAGGTGGTGCTGACCGGGCTGGTTTGGCGGCGGCAGGCGGACGACAGCGAGGTGTTCGTCGCTTCGGTGGCGGGGCGTGGCGCGACCACGATCCTGGCCGGGAAAGCGCAGTTGGGTGACGTACCGCCGGATCTCGTGGACGCCTGCCGGCGGTACGAGGTGACGCTGATCGAGGTACCGGTCGAGATCGCCTTCGCGGACGTCACCGAGTACGTCGCCGCGGCCGGATCAGCCGAAACCGGCGCCCGGTTGTCCGCGAGTCTGGTACGCCAGCGGCAGCTGTTGTCGTCGATCGCGGCCGGGCGCAGCCTGGACGAACTGGCGGCCCGGATCTCCGCCGAGATCGGGCACGACTGCCGCGTACTCACGCCGACCGGCCGGCATGTCGTACCGGGTCCGGGCGAGCTGGATGCCGCCGCGATGGACGCGGTGACCAAGTGCTTCCTGACCGCGGACCGGACGCCGGCGGTGGCGACGGCCGGAGACGCGGCGTACAGCCTGTTCCCGGTCGGGTCCGGCTTCGGGAACCGGCTGACGGCCTGGGTGCTGGTGATCGACGGCGACCACAACCAGTGGTCGCGGGACCATGTCGAGGCGGTCCACGAGCTGTCCGCGATCGCCGCATTGGACCGCGCCAGGCGGGACGAAGGCCGCCGCGCGCTCCGCCCGCTGGTGGCTGACGCGTTGGCGCTGGTCGAGTCCGGCGCGCCCCAGGCCGAGGTCGCCGCCCGGCTGCGGCAGGCGGGCGCGCATTCGGAGCGCCCGATGGTGGTTGCCGTTGCCGAGCTGCGCGACGACGGTCCGAGCGAGGTCGCGCTGAGTCTGTTGGAGGACGTCGCGCTGACCGTCGGCCCAGCGGTGGTCGCGCCCGGCCGCGACGGTCTACTGGTCGGCTTCCTGCCGTCGACACCCGAGCTCCCCGAACATCTGCGCCGCGCGTTCGGCCGGCTCGGCCCGGGCCTGAACCGTGGCCGGCTCGCGGTCGGGATCAGCGGCGAGACGTCGATCGACGCCCTGGCCGGCGCACTGGAGGAAGCCCGGTTCGCTCAGCGCGCGGCCGGTGCCGGGCGGGCGCCGGTCTCGGTGGTGACGTCGGACGAGGTCGCCTCCCACGTACTGCTCCTCGCCACCCTCCCCGACGACGTACGCCGCACGTACACCCACCGTGTCCTCGGTGCCGTCCTCGATCACGACCGTCGTACGCACGCCGATCTGCTCGCGACCCTGCAGGCCTTCCTCGCCTGCTCGTGTTCCTGGACCCGGACCGCGGAGTCACTGCACCTGCACGTCAACACGGTCCGGTACCGGATCGAACGCGTTGAGCAACTGACCGGACGCGATCTGTCGCGACTCGAGGACCGGGTGGACGTGTTCCTGGCGCTCAAGTCGCTCTGATTGTGTGATCACACAAAGCGGGGTGTTCATCAGCGGTTCAACTTAGGACGTTCACCGGGTGCCGCCGGGGTCCTGTCGCGCGGATGCTGGCGTGCAGGTCAACCCGAGGAGCGTGTCCCGATGAAGGCAGTCCCGCGACCCAGCCGGCCCGAGCGCCGGATCAGCCGCCACCCTGTCGACCAGGTGCTGCCACCCGGCAAGCTCGCCGTGTACGGCACGCAACACGTACTCGCCTTCTACGCCGGCGCCGTGATCGTACCGATCCTGCTGGCCGGGTCGATCGGACTCACCACCGAGCAGCTCATCCACCTGATCAACGCGGACCTGTTCACCTGTGGAATCGCGTCGATCATCCAGTCCGTCGGGTTCTGGAAGGTCGGCGTCCGGCTGCCGCTGCTGCAGGGCGTCACCTTCACGGCGGTCTCGCCGATGATCGCGATCGGCCTCGCGGCCGGTGGTGGTACCAACGGTCTGCTGGTGATCTACGGCGCGGTCCTGGTCGCCGGGCTGGCCACGTTCTTCATCGCGCCGTTCTTCAGCCGGCTGATTCGGTTCTTCCCGCCGGTGGTGACCGGTTCGGTGATCACCATCATCGGGCTGGCGCTGCTGCCGGTCGCGGCCGGGGACGCGGTCGGCGGCGCCGGGCCGACGGCCGCGCCGACCAGCGGCAAGAACATGGCGTACGCGCTCGGCACGCTGGCCCTGATCGTGCTGATTCAGCGGGTCTTCAAGGGGTTCATGGCAACCATCGCGGTGCTGGTCGGCCTGGTCGCCGGAACACTGGTGGCCTGGGCGTTCGGCGACGCGCACTTCGGTGCCGTCGGGGACGCGGCCTGGGTGGGCGTGACGCAGCCGTTCTACTTCGGCTGGCCGAAGTTCTCGATCGCGGCGATCATCTCGATGGTCGTGGTGATGCTGATCACCGCGGTGGAGACGACTGGTGACGTCTTCGCGACCGGTGAGATCGTCGAGAAGCGGATCGGCCGCGAGGACATCGCCCGGGCGTTGCGCGCCGACGGTCTGGCGACCACGATCGGCGGCGTCTTCAACTCGTTCCCGTACACCTGCTTCGCCGAGAACGTCGGTCTGGTCCGGCTGACCCGGATTCGCAGCCGCTGGGTGGTCGCGGCGGCGGGCGCGATCATGATCCTGATCGGGCTGGTGCCGAAGGCCGGCGCGATCGTGGCCGGCGTACCGCATCCGGTCCTCGGTGGCGCGGCGCTGGCGATGTTCGCGACCGTGGCGGTGGTCGGCTTCCAGACCCTCGCGAAGGTCGACTTCCACGACCACCGGAACGTGGTGATCGTCGCGACCAGCGTCGGCCTGGCCATGTACGTGACCGCGCAACCGCAGGTCGCGCAGGCCGTACCGCACTGGGCCGAGATCATCTTCGGCAGCGGCATCACGCTCGGCAGCCTGACCGCGATCGTGCTGAACATCCTGTTCCACCACGTCGGCAAGAACTACGGTCCGGCGGTCGCGGGGCAGCCCGGTGACACGGTCCGGCTCGACCAGGTGAACCAGATGACCCGCGAGGAGTTCGTCGGGACGTTCGGCAGCCTGTTCCAGGGTCCGCGCTGGGCGGTCGAGCGGGCGTGGGACATGCGCCCGTACGCCGACACGCACGCGCTGCGACGGTCCTTCCAGGAGGCCCTGTTCTCCGGCTCGCGGGAGGAGCAGCTTGCGCTGATCCAGGCGTACCCGCAGCTCGGGTCGCAGTTCGTCGCGGACGGTCTGAGTGGCGAGGCGTCGCTGCGGGACCAGTCCGACAAGGGCCTCACCTTCCTGGGCGAACCGGAGCGCGACGAACTGACCGCGGTCACCGAGGCGTACCGCGAACGGTTCGGGTTCCCGCTGGTGATCTCGGTACGGGACGCGGAGTCGTTCGGCCGGATCGTCGAGCAGGGCCGCGAACGGCTCGGCAACTGCGAGAACCAGGAGCACGCCGCCGCGCTGCTCGAGATCGCGAAGATCGCCGGGTACCGGTTCGACGACTTCGTGTCCGATGCCAACCCGATCCACAGTGCCCGCAACACCCGTTGGAGTACGAACCGATGACCACTCAAGCTCTGCGATCCCCCGCTTTGACCGTGAATGGTGAGGTCACCGCGATCGGCGACGTGTCCGTACACACCACCGTCCTCGACTGGCTGCGTGACAAGGGACTGACCGGCGCGAAGGAAGGTTGTGCGGAAGGCGAGTGTGGCGCGTGTTCGGTACTGGTCGCGCGCGCCGGGACCGATGCGCCGACCGAGTGGACCGCGGTGAATGCGTGCCTACTGCCGATCGCCTCGCTCGACGGGCAGGAGCTGGTCACTTCCGAAGGACTGGGGTCAGCCGCCGAGCTGCACCCGGTTCAGAAGGAGATGGCCGTACGCGGCGGCTCGCAGTGTGGCTACTGCACGCCCGGGTTCGTCTGCAGCATGGCGGCGGAGTACTACCGCCCGGGACGTACCTGTGGCGCGGGTGATCACGAGCATGGCGAGAACGGGTTCGATCTCCACTCGTTGAGCGGCAACCTGTGTCGCTGCACTGGCTATCGTCCGATCCGCGACGCCGCCTACGCCCTCGGTGATCCGACCGAGCACGACGCGCTGGCCGTACGCCGCCACTCACCGCCCCCGGCGGCGGCGCCGACCGGCATCGTCTCCGGCGAGGCCGAGTTCATCCGGCCGACCACACTCGATCAGGCGCTGACGGTGCTGGCCGACCGGACCGACGCCCAGGTCGTCGCTGGTTCGACCGACCTGGGCGTACAGGTGAACATCTTCGGCTCCCGCCCGGCGCTGACCGTCGCGATCGATCGGCTGGAGGAGCTGCGTGAGTTCAGCTTCGGTCCGACCGAGGTACGCCTCGGCGCCGCGCTGACGCTGACCGAGATCGAGCGCCGCCTGGCCGGCCGCGTCCCGTTGCTGGGCCAGCTCTTCCCACAGTTCGCATCGCGGCTGATCCGGAACGGCGCGACCATCGGCGGCAACCTCGGTACCGGCTCGCCGATCGGCGACACCCCGCCGGCGCTGCTCGCCCTCGACGCTTCGCTCGTACTGGCGTCCGCGCGCGGCCAGCGGATCGTCGAACTGGCGGAGTACTTCACCGGGTACCGGCAAACGGTGAAGGCAGCGGACGAGCTGATCCGGACGATCGTGATCCCGTTGCCGTTGGCACCGATGACCGCTTTCCACAAGATCGCGAAACGACGTTTCGACGACATCTCCAGCGTCGCGATCGGGTACGCCCTGACCGTCACCGACGGTGTCATCCAGGACATCCGCATCGGCCTCGGCGGTGTCGCGGCGACGCCGTTGCGGGCGCGGGACACCGAGGCGGCCCTGATCAATCAGCCGTGGAGCGAGGAGACGGTACGGACCGCGGCGGCGGTGCTGGCGGCCGAAGGTACGCCGATGGACGATCACCGCGCCAGTTCCGCGTACCGCTCCGCGATGCTCGGCCAGTCGTTGCTGCGCTTCTACCACCAGGAGGTGAGCGCATGAGCTCGCTGTCCGAACGCCCAGCCGTCGCGGTCGTCGGCGTACCCCTCCCGCACGAGAGCGCCGCGTTGCACGTGACCGGAACCGCCTTGTACACGGACGATCTGGTGCAGCGTACGCGTGACGTGCTGCATGCGTACCCGGTCCAATCCCCGCACGCCCACGCACGCGTGACTGCACTACGAGTGAAGCCGGCGTACGACGTACCAGGTGTCGTCCGCGTACTGACCAGTGAGGACGTGCCCGGTGTGAACGACGCCGGGGTGAAGCACGACGAGCCGTTGTTCCCGGGCGAGGTGAAGTTCAACGGGCACGCGGTCTGCTGGGTGCTCGCGGACACTCTGGAGGCGGCGCGGCTCGGGGCATCAGCGGTGGAGGTCGAGTACGAGCCACTGCCGTCGTTGGTGACCGTCCGCGAGGCCATCGAGGCCGAGAGCTTCCAGGGCATCGGGCGGCAGCTGGAGCGCGGTGACGTCGATGCGGCGCTGGCCGAGGCGGCGCAGGTGTTCAGTGGTGAGTTCGAATTCGCCGGGCAGGAGCACTTCTACCTTGAGACGCATGCCGCGCTGGCGCAGGTGGACGAGGCCGGCCAGATCTTCGTCCAGTCGAGTACGCAGCATCCGTCGGAAACTCAGGAGATCGTCGCGCATGTACTCGGGCTGGCCAGTCACTCGGTGACGGTGCAGTGCCTGCGGATGGGCGGCGGATTCGGCGGCAAGGAGATGCAGCCGCACGGGTTCGCGGCGATCGCGGCGCTGGGCGCGACGCTGACCGGACGACCGGTGCGGTTGCGGTTGAATCGGACGCAGGACATGACGATGTCCGGCAAACGGCATGGATTCCACAGCAAGTGGACTGTTGGGTTCTCCAACGATGGTCGACTGGTCGCGCTGGATGCGACGCTGACGGCCGACGGCGGGTGGAGCCTCGATCTGTCGGAGCCGGTACTCGCGCGGGCGATGTGCCATATCGACAACGCGTACGAGATCCCGCACGTACGCGTCGTCGGGCAGATCGCGAAGACGAACAAGACGTCGCAGACCGCATTCCGTGGTTTCGGTGGGCCGCAGGGGATGCTGGTGATCGAGGACATCCTCGGGCGCTGCGCGCCGCTGCTCGGGTACGACCCGCTGGAGCTGCGACGGCGCAACTTCTACCAGCCAGGTGACGCGACCCCGTACGGGCAGCCGGTACGGCACGCGGACCGGCTGGAATCGTGCTGGAGTCAAGTGATTGCCGGCGGCAACGTCGCCGAGCGGCAGGCGGAGATCGCGGCCTTCAACGCGTCGCATCAGCAGGTGAAGCGTGGGTTGGCGATGACGCCGGTGAAGTTCGGGATCTCGTTCAACCTCACCGCATTCAACCAGGCCGGGGCGCTGGTGCACGTCTACAAGGACGGGTCGGTGCTGATCAACCACGGCGGCACCGAGATGGGACAGGGCCTGCACACGAAGATGTTGCAGGTCGCGGCGACCACGCTCGGCGTGCCGCTGGCCCGGGTCCGGCTGGCGCCGACGCGGACGGACAAGGTGCCGAACACCTCCGCGACCGCCGCATCGTCCGGCGCCGACCTGAACGGCGCGGCGATCAAGAACGCGTGCGATCAGATCCGGGACCGGCTGGCGCAGGTCGCCGGTGGGCGGCTCGGGATCAGCCCGGCGGACGTCCGGTTCGAGGACGGCACCGTCCGTGGCCTGTCCGGCGACGGCATTCCCTGGAACGAGCTCGTCGGTGCGGCGTACATGCAGCGGGTGCAGTTGTGGGCGGCCGGGTTCTACCGGACCGAAGGCCTGCACTGGGACGCGAACGCGATGCGCGGCGAGCCCTTCAAGTACTTCGCGTACGGCGTCGCCGCATCGGAAGTCGAGGTCGACGGGTTCACCGGGGCGTACACGCTACGCCGGGTCGACATCGTGCATGACGTCGGCGACAGCCTCAGCCCCCTGATCGACATCGGGCAGATCGAAGGCGGTTTCGTCCAGGGCGCCGGATGGTTGACGCTGGAGGATCTCCGCTGGGACGAAAGCACGGGTGACCGTCGTGGCAGGCTGGCGACGCAGGCGGCGAGTACGTACAAACTGCCGAGCTTCTCGGAGATGCCCGAGGTCTTCAACGTGCGCTTACTGGAGAAGGCGCACGAGGACGGCGCGGTGTACGGCTCGAAGGCGGTCGGTGAACCGCCGTTGATGCTTGCGTTCTCGGTCCGCGAGGCGCTGCGGGAGGCGGCGGCCGCGTTCGGCCCGGTGGGTACGAGCGTCGATCTGCCGTCGCCGGCGACACCTGAGGCCGTCTATTGGGCGGTCGAGCGGGCGCGTGGAGGTGTGTCATGGAGTGGCTGAAGGCGATCCAGTTGCTGCGTACGGGACGGCGCGCGGGTGTGCTTGTCACGGTGATGTCCGTTCGCGGGCATGCGCCGCGGGAGGCCGGCGCGAAGATGGTGGTTGCCGATGACAACGTCTGGTCGACTGTTGGCGGCGGCAACCTCGAGGCGCTGGCGATCTCGCGGTCGCGGGCGATGATCGCTGATGGGGTGACGGTTCCCGAGGTGCTGACGGCGGCGTTGTCGGACAAGGCGCCGTACCAGCACGGGGTGCAGTGTTGTGGTGGAGAGGTGAAGCTGTTGCTGGAACCGTTGCCGGTGGTGCCTTCGGTCGCGATCTTCGGGGTCGGGCATGTGGGGATGGAGCTGGCGCGCATCCTTGCCCGGCATGACATCGAGCTGCATTTGGTGGATTCGCGGGCGGAGCAGTTGGCGCCGGAGCGGTTGCGGGTGCTGGATGACGCGGTCGCGCAGGTGCACGTACACAACGTGCCGGTGCTGCCTGAGCTCGTGGTCGGGGAGTTGCCGCCCGGTACGCACGCGGTGATCATGACGCATGATCATGCCGAGGATGCGGCGTTGTGCGATGCGGCGATCCGTACCGAGCAGCTGGCGACGATCGGGCTGATCGGGTCGAGCGCCAAGTGGACCCGGTTCCAGCGCAAGCTCACCGAGGACGGCAACACCGCGACGGCGATCGCCCGCATCACCACCCCGATCGGCCTACCCGACCTCCCCGGAAAGGAGCCGGTCGTCATCGCGGTCAGCGTCGCCGCCTGGCTCCTCCAACGCTTCGCCACCACCCCATCCCCCGCTCCCGCATCATCACCCGCCGCGCCACCCCGCACTCCCGCATCACCGTCCTCGGCGCCATCCCCCACCCCCACTTCAGCGCCCGCCGGGCCGGGCCCATCCCTCGCTTCTTCACCCGCCGAGCGGCAAACCGTCTCGGCCCATTCTGCCGGGCGACAGCATGCTCCGGCTCAGCGTGAGGCAACCGCATGACCATCTTTCGTGGCACCTTCGTCGACACGCCGGACAACCCGTTCGGCGGCGCCGCCCTGCGCGTCGGCACCGACGCCGGACTGCTCGTCCAGGACGGCGTGATCGTTGCCCGCAGCCCCTTCTCCGATCTGCGTCGCGCCCACCCGGCCGAGCCGGTCGTCGACCTGTCCGACGGCATCGTCCTCCCCGGCTTCGTCGACACCCACGTGCACTTCCCGCAGATCCGCGCCGTCGGCGGCCTCGGACTTCCGTTGCTCGAATGGCTGGACCGCTACGCCCTCCCCGAGGAAGCCCGGATGGCCGACGCCGAGTACGCGAAAGGCGTCGCCACCGAGTTCGTCAACGGCCTGGCCGCCGCGGGTACGACCTCGGCCCTGGTCTTCGGCGCCCACTACCCCGACGCCGTCGACGCACTCTTCAACGCTGCCTCGTCGATCGGCCTGCGCATCACCTCCGGCCTGGTCCTGAGCGACCGCCTGCTCCGCCCAGAGCTCCTCACCACTCCAGTACGCGCGTACGCCGAATCGCTCGCCCTTTCGAACCGCTGGCACAACGTCGGCCGCAACCGGTACGCCGTCACACCACGCTTCTCGCTCTCCTGCACCGACGACCTGCTCGCCACCTGCCGCGAACTGATGGACGCCATCCCCGGCGCCCTCTTCACCTCCCATGTGAACGAGAACGAGGCAGAGATCGCCAGCGTCGCGGACCTGTTCGGCGGCAGCGACTACGTCACCACGTACGACCGGCACGGTCTGGTCGACCGTCGTACCGTCCTGGCCCACAACGTCCACCCGACCGACGTGGAGCTCAAGACCCTCGCGACCAGCGGCGCCACCGTCGCGCACTGCCCGACCAGCAACGCGGCCCTCGGCAGCGGCCTCTTCCCCTTGCACCGCCACCTCCAGTACGGAGTACGCGTCGCGCTTGGTTCCGATGTCGGCGCCGGCACCGGATTCTCCTTGCTGAAGGAAGGCCTGCAGGCGTACTTCTGCCAGCAACTCCTCGGCGACCAGGGCCGCCCGCTGACCGCCGCCCACCTCCTCTACCTGTCCACCGCCGCGGGCGCGGAGGCCTTGGACCTACCCCAGGTAGGCCACCTTTCGGTCGGCCGGCAGTTCGACGCGCAACTGCTCCGCCCGGCCCCGGACTCGCCGTTGGCCGTGGCGCTCCAGCACGCCGAGGACACCGAGGAAGCGCTGGCCCGCATCTTCACCCTCGGCGCGCCCACCGATATCCAGGCTGTCTGGATCGCCGGCGACCTGCTCAACTGACGACACCCCACCGGGGACCTCAAGCGAGGTCCCCGGTGCGGCCGTCAGGCCATCGAGTCGACGGCGACCGGTTCGTACCGCCGGGCAGTCAGCCGCTTCGCGGTCGCGATTCCGACGACCGCAATCAGCGCGAACCCAGCCAGCAGGTACCTGGCCGAGGTCTCCAGGTTCGGCTGACCGAGGTTGACGAGCAGTCCGGCAACCGCGGCACCACTGGCCGTACCCATCGTGAGGACAGTCGCGATCGATGCGGCCGCTTGCTGCGCTTCGGCCTGATCCTCGGCGCTGGACATCGCCCGCACGGTCAGGTGCGGCATCGCCATCCCGATCCCCGATCCGGCCAGTACGAGCACAACGAGCCAACCGACGACCAGACCGATCGAGGCGTCGGCCGCGATCGTCACGGCGAGGACCGCGAGCCCGATCACCAGCACCGCTGGGCCGCCGAGCATCAGCGCATTGGCCCGCCGTCCGTGCGCCGAGGCACTCCACACCTGGGTGAGCGCCCAGCCGAGGGAGAGCGCCGCCCCGTAGAAGCCGGCCGCCACCGGCGGAAGGTCACCCAACTGCTGGCCGAACAGCGGCAGGAACGTCTCGACCGCGACACTCGAGGCCAGGACAGCGATCGTCAGGTAGATCCAGCGCATGGCCGAACCGCGCCGGTAGGTCGATGCCGGGAGCACGCGGGTCGAGCTCCGGCCTTCCACGACGACGAAGCCGACCGCCATGATCGCCGCGGTGATCACGAGCGCGACGATCAGCGGCGCGGAGTCGGTCAGGCTGGCCACGCTCAACGACGCGACGGCCGCCACGACCAGGACCAGTGCCCAGCGTGGGATCCGCGGTGCGGCACCGCCCGCCGGCAGTTGGATCGTACGGAGAACGCGCGCCGCGAGGGCTCCGAGCGCAATCGCCAGCACCGTGAGCGCTCCGAACGCCCAGCGCCAGGCGCCTGCCTGCGCCAACGTCCCGCCGAGGGCCGGACCGACGAAGTTGCCCAGCCCGAACATCGCCGAGATCACCGCGCTGCCACGCGACCAGAGCGCCGCCGGCAGCGTCGCCTGGATCAGCGCGAACCCCAGGCCGGTGAGCAGCCCGGCGCCCAGTCCTTGCAGCCCGCGGCCGATCAGCATGATCGGCATCGTCGGCGCGACCGTACAGATCACTGATCCCACTGCGAACAGGCCGAACCCGGTGACGTACGCGCCCTGGGCACCGGCCCGGCGCAGCACGTTCGCGGCGAGCATCGCCGCCACCACCTGCCCAACCAGATAGACGGTCATGTTCCAGGCGTAGAGCTGATCGCCACCGATGTCTCTCACTGCCGTCGGCAGCAGACTGGCCGCCAGGTAGATGCTCACCGCACCCACCAGCACGCCCCCGGCAAGCACGGTCATGACAGCCCAGTACTGCCGCAGCTGTCGCCAGGTTCCGGGTACTTCTTCTGACATCGCGAGGTCTCCTCTGTCCAGCATCGATGGATTCGTCATCCACCTTGCTGAATCCGGGACCCCCGGTAAGCCGCTCAACACGAGGTGATCTAGGACACATTTTCGGCGCGGCTTCAGCACGGAAGCGGCTGCGCGGCGCGTCCTCGCAGCTGGCGGGTCAGGCGAACAGGCCGGCCTGGATGCGCGCCACCTCCGCGCTCATCGCGGCAGTGTCCGCGGTCGTCAGTACGCCGTGTTCGACGACCGGACGGCCGTTGACGAGGAGAAGGGCCAGCGGCGGAGGCGTGGACAGGGCCAG
The genomic region above belongs to Kribbella solani and contains:
- a CDS encoding PucR family transcriptional regulator — translated: MVEVLLGELLDAPELGLRLLHSVGGVLDRPIGRLVTTDLLEPGRYLSGGEVVLTGLVWRRQADDSEVFVASVAGRGATTILAGKAQLGDVPPDLVDACRRYEVTLIEVPVEIAFADVTEYVAAAGSAETGARLSASLVRQRQLLSSIAAGRSLDELAARISAEIGHDCRVLTPTGRHVVPGPGELDAAAMDAVTKCFLTADRTPAVATAGDAAYSLFPVGSGFGNRLTAWVLVIDGDHNQWSRDHVEAVHELSAIAALDRARRDEGRRALRPLVADALALVESGAPQAEVAARLRQAGAHSERPMVVAVAELRDDGPSEVALSLLEDVALTVGPAVVAPGRDGLLVGFLPSTPELPEHLRRAFGRLGPGLNRGRLAVGISGETSIDALAGALEEARFAQRAAGAGRAPVSVVTSDEVASHVLLLATLPDDVRRTYTHRVLGAVLDHDRRTHADLLATLQAFLACSCSWTRTAESLHLHVNTVRYRIERVEQLTGRDLSRLEDRVDVFLALKSL
- a CDS encoding 2-hydroxy-3-oxopropionate reductase; translation: MTNIAFIGLGIMGNPMAVHLANAGHTVAGLDRSPERSAALVAAGGRAASSLADAVKGADVICVMVPDSPDVQDVLEGENGVFQLAETGALIIDFSSIRPDVTQQLAEQAQALGFRLLDAPVSGGEAGAKNAALSIMVGGAEDDFAAAKPLFDVVGKTVVHVGPSGSGQTVKAANQLIVAANIQAVSEAVVFLEAYGVDTKAALEVLGGGLAGSTVLNQKKENMLSRSFEPGFRIDLHHKDMGIVTAAAREAGVVVPLGALVAQLVASARANGDGGLDHSALLRGVERLSGLEPANGQAG
- a CDS encoding xanthine dehydrogenase small subunit, whose amino-acid sequence is MTTQALRSPALTVNGEVTAIGDVSVHTTVLDWLRDKGLTGAKEGCAEGECGACSVLVARAGTDAPTEWTAVNACLLPIASLDGQELVTSEGLGSAAELHPVQKEMAVRGGSQCGYCTPGFVCSMAAEYYRPGRTCGAGDHEHGENGFDLHSLSGNLCRCTGYRPIRDAAYALGDPTEHDALAVRRHSPPPAAAPTGIVSGEAEFIRPTTLDQALTVLADRTDAQVVAGSTDLGVQVNIFGSRPALTVAIDRLEELREFSFGPTEVRLGAALTLTEIERRLAGRVPLLGQLFPQFASRLIRNGATIGGNLGTGSPIGDTPPALLALDASLVLASARGQRIVELAEYFTGYRQTVKAADELIRTIVIPLPLAPMTAFHKIAKRRFDDISSVAIGYALTVTDGVIQDIRIGLGGVAATPLRARDTEAALINQPWSEETVRTAAAVLAAEGTPMDDHRASSAYRSAMLGQSLLRFYHQEVSA
- a CDS encoding hydroxypyruvate isomerase family protein, with product MSQPLRYTVNCSLLFTELPLLERPAAARRAGFGAVEFWWPFVEAVPPDRQVDAFVTAITDAGVQLTGLNFFAGDMPGGDRGLVSWPKRSGEFRDNIDVTIGIGERLGTRGFNALYGNRVDGATEPDQDDVAVENLALAARAAARIDATVLLEPVSGAPKYPLKTAADALAVIDRVQAAYDDVPNLGLLADLYHLAVNGDDVDRVIAEHTDRIAHVQIADAPGRNEPGTGTLALDHQLTALAANGYTGWAGLEYKPSTTSEASFDWLPFERR
- the uraD gene encoding 2-oxo-4-hydroxy-4-carboxy-5-ureidoimidazoline decarboxylase, with amino-acid sequence MKAVPRPSRPERRISRHPVDQVLPPGKLAVYGTQHVLAFYAGAVIVPILLAGSIGLTTEQLIHLINADLFTCGIASIIQSVGFWKVGVRLPLLQGVTFTAVSPMIAIGLAAGGGTNGLLVIYGAVLVAGLATFFIAPFFSRLIRFFPPVVTGSVITIIGLALLPVAAGDAVGGAGPTAAPTSGKNMAYALGTLALIVLIQRVFKGFMATIAVLVGLVAGTLVAWAFGDAHFGAVGDAAWVGVTQPFYFGWPKFSIAAIISMVVVMLITAVETTGDVFATGEIVEKRIGREDIARALRADGLATTIGGVFNSFPYTCFAENVGLVRLTRIRSRWVVAAAGAIMILIGLVPKAGAIVAGVPHPVLGGAALAMFATVAVVGFQTLAKVDFHDHRNVVIVATSVGLAMYVTAQPQVAQAVPHWAEIIFGSGITLGSLTAIVLNILFHHVGKNYGPAVAGQPGDTVRLDQVNQMTREEFVGTFGSLFQGPRWAVERAWDMRPYADTHALRRSFQEALFSGSREEQLALIQAYPQLGSQFVADGLSGEASLRDQSDKGLTFLGEPERDELTAVTEAYRERFGFPLVISVRDAESFGRIVEQGRERLGNCENQEHAAALLEIAKIAGYRFDDFVSDANPIHSARNTRWSTNR